A window of the Lolium perenne isolate Kyuss_39 chromosome 7, Kyuss_2.0, whole genome shotgun sequence genome harbors these coding sequences:
- the LOC139833079 gene encoding uncharacterized protein, with the protein MSFISAIEPLNGGNYGSWREKIEVGLALLDLDLALIEACPIEHKDPVRGDKESEDDFNKRVLDHGPKRMKYDLDRAKWDSSNRKCLMVIKSSILEAIRGAIPQCDTASEYLKKVESQFTGSSKAYASTLIRKLVTNKYTGGGVRDHILRMSHMSSKLKSMEMELPEQFVIHLIFASLPKEFETFAVNYNAQPEKWAIEKMISMCVQEEERIKGQSGDSVNYLSPTKKRNFQSFKPQGKPQWNPPPAKPHGKTQDHQPHEEVSKDTCKWCKEKGHYQKDCVAFLKHLCKKGIPYETDPAKRRKMY; encoded by the coding sequence ATGAGTTTTATCTCGGCTATTGAGCCCCTCAATGGAGGGAACTATGGCTCATGGCGAGAGAAGATTGAGGTGGGGCTTGCTTTGCTTGACCTCGACTTGGCACTGATAGAGGCTTGTCCCATAGAACATAAGGACCCCGTGAGGGGCGACAAAGAAAGTGAAGATGACTTTAACAAAAGGGTTCTcgaccatggaccaaaaagaatGAAGTACGATCTTGATCGTGCTAAGTGGGACTCGTCCAACAGAAAGTGCTTGATGGTGATCAAGAGCTCCATTTTGGAGGCTATAAGGGGAGCAATCCCACAATGTGACACTGCCAGTGAGTACCTgaaaaaggtagagagtcagtttACTGGGTCTTCCAAGGCCTATGCTAGCACTCTCATAAGAAAGCTTGTCACCAACAAATACACTGGTGGTGGAGTAAGGGATCACATATTGAGGATGAGCCATATGTCTTCCAAGCTCAAGTCTATGGAGATGGAGCTTCCAGAACAGTTTGTCATCCATCTGATCTTTGCCTCACTCCCAAAAGAATTTGAGACCTTTGCTGTGAACTACAATGCACAACCAGAAAAGTGGGCCATTGAGAAGATGATTTCCATGTGTGTGCAAGAAGAAGAGAGGATCAAGGGGCAATCTGGTGATTCTGTCAATTACCTAAGCCCAACCAAGAAGAGGAACTTTCAGAGTTTCAAGCCACAAGGGAAACCTCAGTGGAATCCTCCTCCTGCTAAGCCGCATGGAAAGACTCAAGATCACCAGCCGCATGAAGAGGTGTCCAAGGACACTTGCAAGTGGTGCAAGGAAAAGGGCCACTACCAGAAAGACTGTGTGGCATTCCTGAAACATCTGTGCAAGAAAGGGATTCCGTATGAGACAGACCCTGCAAAGAGGAGAAAGATGTATTAA